A genomic stretch from Arenicella xantha includes:
- a CDS encoding outer membrane protein: MKKIIKLLVSMTLIMFVLNAQAEKLFELSAGQVEIGNGDTEFAQLAYGFELESYPVAVLIRLGAALDDIENETNLGLGGEAAEARGYTSTLSETAADLKFASLLASPDLALTDNFSVYGLAGYSLISADVQTIGRVNGIAVVDGSLGEIDGGYFSYGAGLRLNFIESFSIKAEYFALSSDISTTSVGFAWHF, translated from the coding sequence ATGAAAAAAATCATTAAGCTTTTAGTTAGTATGACTCTAATAATGTTTGTTTTGAATGCACAGGCCGAAAAATTATTCGAGTTGTCTGCTGGACAAGTCGAGATCGGGAATGGCGATACTGAATTTGCACAACTCGCATATGGCTTTGAGCTCGAGAGTTATCCAGTAGCAGTTCTCATTCGATTGGGAGCGGCTCTGGACGACATAGAAAATGAGACCAATTTAGGGCTTGGAGGTGAGGCTGCTGAAGCCCGCGGTTATACGTCGACTTTGAGTGAAACAGCTGCGGATTTGAAGTTTGCGTCACTCTTGGCATCACCGGATTTGGCTTTGACTGACAATTTTTCAGTGTACGGGCTAGCAGGATACAGCCTGATTAGTGCCGACGTCCAGACCATAGGTCGAGTAAATGGAATTGCTGTAGTTGACGGAAGTTTAGGTGAAATTGACGGAGGGTATTTTTCATACGGGGCAGGTCTTAGGCTCAACTTCATTGAGAGCTTTTCTATCAAAGCAGAGTACTTTGCTTTGTCTAGTGATATCTCTACCACCAGTGTCGGCTTCGCATGGCACTTTTAA
- a CDS encoding membrane dipeptidase, which translates to MKTLSSSYRPQWLTLVFTIMLGFLLLTKPIHSQAQPIVGFADLHSHLMAEHTFGGSWYWGTVEGSIDWALRRCDGNPAQSHGAIANLPGIAEFIATDTGIHLGKRRGYDRRKCKKVFGITIPGTCPRPHFEHWPRHDGLAHQQMWHGHLRQAFDGGMKVMVVSLAESNFLCRNTPSSKRLYNCDEMASVHRQIDKLNQFVANHSSWVGIARSPAEARSLASQNKLALVVAVEVSNLIPSGSITTQLDQLYNKGVRSVQLVHHHNNRFSGAAPIPKLVQTVNLVEVVKGEMSPINDVSCGNDCDGDTHLNSQGLTGDGSLLVNAMIDRGMLVDVAHVSRLSLTQIHSILAQNSNYPMFYSHAHLFNSIDGSKDQRNEKHIKPSEISLINATGGMVGLRTGLEATTTHNANIGNYCDGSIRSFAQSLMAGVDQGLSLGFGADLNGFITQMKPRCYPDNDPATQDVQRKGLAHVGLLPQLMQDLENIGVPQQYIDHLDGSAERFVTMWERAESIAASN; encoded by the coding sequence ATGAAAACCCTATCATCTAGTTACCGGCCACAATGGCTGACCTTAGTATTTACGATTATGCTCGGCTTTCTTCTTCTCACCAAGCCGATACATTCGCAAGCGCAGCCTATTGTTGGCTTTGCAGATCTACACTCACACTTAATGGCCGAACATACCTTTGGTGGCAGTTGGTATTGGGGAACGGTCGAAGGATCAATTGACTGGGCCTTGCGTCGATGTGATGGCAACCCAGCCCAGAGCCACGGCGCTATTGCCAATTTACCCGGAATAGCCGAGTTCATCGCAACCGATACTGGAATTCATTTAGGCAAGCGACGTGGCTACGACCGACGCAAGTGTAAAAAGGTATTCGGCATTACAATTCCAGGCACCTGTCCACGCCCTCATTTTGAACACTGGCCACGTCATGATGGTTTAGCGCATCAACAGATGTGGCATGGGCACCTTCGTCAAGCATTCGACGGTGGAATGAAGGTTATGGTTGTATCACTCGCGGAATCCAATTTCCTATGTCGCAATACACCATCTTCAAAACGTCTGTATAACTGCGATGAAATGGCCTCTGTGCATCGCCAAATAGACAAACTAAATCAGTTTGTGGCTAATCATTCAAGCTGGGTTGGCATTGCCAGATCACCAGCGGAAGCGCGTAGCCTAGCGTCACAAAACAAGCTCGCCTTAGTTGTCGCGGTGGAGGTCAGCAATTTGATTCCGAGCGGTAGTATTACGACTCAGCTTGACCAGCTTTACAATAAAGGTGTTCGCTCAGTGCAATTGGTTCATCACCATAATAATCGCTTTTCAGGTGCAGCGCCGATTCCCAAGCTAGTGCAAACAGTGAACTTGGTTGAGGTCGTTAAAGGTGAAATGAGCCCGATTAACGATGTGAGTTGCGGGAACGATTGTGATGGTGACACGCACCTAAACTCGCAAGGGCTGACTGGCGATGGGTCGCTGTTGGTGAATGCTATGATCGATCGCGGTATGTTAGTTGATGTGGCGCACGTGTCGCGCTTATCACTTACACAAATTCACTCGATTTTGGCGCAGAATAGTAACTACCCAATGTTCTATTCTCACGCACATCTATTCAATTCGATAGATGGGAGCAAAGACCAACGGAATGAGAAGCACATCAAACCGAGCGAAATCAGTTTAATCAACGCGACTGGCGGTATGGTTGGCTTACGCACTGGGTTGGAAGCTACCACCACGCATAACGCGAACATTGGGAACTATTGCGATGGTTCAATACGATCTTTTGCGCAATCCTTAATGGCTGGCGTTGATCAAGGGCTTAGTTTGGGGTTTGGCGCAGACCTGAACGGGTTCATAACGCAAATGAAACCTCGTTGCTACCCCGACAATGACCCCGCGACGCAAGATGTGCAACGCAAAGGGCTGGCGCACGTAGGTTTGCTACCCCAGTTAATGCAGGATCTAGAGAATATTGGTGTGCCGCAGCAGTACATTGATCATTTGGATGGTTCTGCTGAGCGGTTTGTGACCATGTGGGAACGCGCTGAATCAATTGCTGCATCGAACTGA
- a CDS encoding helix-turn-helix domain-containing protein: MEGRLNYTTELRHRQRLDTSVSYVLESLDRSISLQQAADFSCYSPAHFQALFADYLGETFFEYVSRNRLFLAASRLTNTHEKLLDIAALAGFSSQANFTRAFKDRFRLSPAKFRTEHFGDSFPPMNERMRCRKTALAPTLEQLPPRHLLMCTAQGYMSSRFDHTLWNAMTQLCDLLSGLKGQLTVANQAIYLARDIMDLTRLEQGIKMAAVEVLDGQIPDSIKDHSIHVSGGLYATFEHQGILPEQTLNLSLFDWLPSSDFSLDRTRPVLMRSQQISLTQFMQATATNHIGSTQCVLRDGLGLSLAKIGTFQVLVSIPISSDIPAK; this comes from the coding sequence ATGGAAGGCCGTCTGAACTACACCACTGAGCTGCGTCATCGCCAGCGTTTAGACACATCGGTATCTTACGTTTTGGAATCATTGGATCGATCGATCTCATTACAACAGGCAGCCGATTTTAGCTGCTACTCGCCTGCGCACTTTCAGGCTCTGTTTGCTGACTACTTGGGCGAAACATTCTTTGAATATGTGTCACGAAATCGACTTTTTCTGGCTGCTAGCAGGCTAACCAATACCCATGAAAAACTATTAGATATCGCCGCGTTAGCCGGATTTTCGAGTCAGGCGAACTTTACTCGTGCATTCAAAGATCGGTTCCGGCTATCACCAGCCAAGTTCAGAACTGAGCATTTTGGGGACTCATTCCCCCCGATGAATGAACGCATGCGATGTCGCAAGACGGCATTAGCGCCAACACTCGAGCAGCTACCACCTCGGCACCTGCTGATGTGCACCGCCCAAGGTTACATGTCATCTCGCTTTGATCACACCTTATGGAATGCTATGACCCAATTGTGTGATTTGCTTAGCGGTTTAAAAGGGCAATTAACCGTGGCAAACCAAGCAATTTACTTGGCACGCGACATCATGGACCTAACGCGTTTAGAGCAGGGCATCAAAATGGCGGCCGTTGAAGTATTAGATGGCCAAATACCCGATTCGATTAAAGATCATTCTATTCACGTTTCTGGGGGCTTATACGCTACCTTTGAACACCAAGGAATTCTGCCTGAGCAAACCTTAAACCTAAGCTTGTTCGATTGGTTGCCTTCCAGTGATTTCTCGCTGGATCGAACACGCCCAGTATTAATGCGATCGCAACAGATATCGCTCACGCAATTTATGCAGGCCACAGCGACTAACCATATTGGGTCAACTCAATGCGTGCTACGCGACGGTCTTGGCTTAAGTTTGGCGAAGATCGGAACATTTCAAGTACTCGTGAGTATTCCAATCTCAAGTGATATTCCTGCAAAATAG
- a CDS encoding glycosyltransferase, with protein MPESISKAICLAIFIKPNTQISEASLLTAKPFIDRWIISGESLEAQQEGLIRNALAGVEGHFVGNAKNDYGQAKCALLREAQLSADWVLMLDANEELCVFTPRLQIPEAADIGLLDIKRGKSVTSEARLFSANAKVTFSYPVAEYPSANGDNSVQVSGCAVRSHTPSQSLLEDRVVNRFLLDSVLGKYPRSAELSLLLGKVELANGQLKPALLHFEAIRDLMASDTISWTAHYLAGVICSAQRNLVRAIYHWQAAFDLMPDRAEPLMRLAELHYTEEDYGSAARLTAEIADMDRPVSVDYYEPDIYRYTAEVLKAHAWHKLGRSEEAIACLNDLIAPQLNLSVKTDVRVALGDIEHEVALASAEKETSAQVGQTSNCQTLTTQASSPYPSPQPKLTIGMATHDDYDGVYFSVMSLVLYHRDHLNDVEILIIDNNPDSKHGEAVRGLAQRVKQIRYVAAQEYRGTAIRERVFQEAKGKYVLCMDCHVFLHTGSLGRLIDYFDANPNSPDILHGPIYYDDHNNFSTHMTADWYDGFYGRWGSNPQGGNSDNPPFEIPMQGLGLFACVKSQWPGFNLKFRGFGGEEGYIHEKFRQRGGRALCLPFLRWTHRFDRPNSPTYTNSWEDRIRNYLIGWDELGLDTSQILQHFSQTLGEVNTSANYARFLTEKQSPLWGYDTVYLYSAIPFGSEVLTGLGVQRIIQTASSKDMLTSLLRQSVKHGLPNVLVLIAKTDSKLEFETAIYNSLPNFESFQTGGDDIQIIESPKFQANLITSAGFLTAADCITEECLLSADKLHKMSTSFRELMVDV; from the coding sequence ATGCCTGAATCAATATCTAAAGCAATTTGTCTTGCCATATTCATCAAGCCAAATACGCAAATATCTGAAGCCTCGTTGCTCACTGCTAAGCCATTTATTGACCGTTGGATCATTAGCGGTGAAAGCTTGGAAGCGCAACAAGAGGGTCTTATCCGTAACGCGCTCGCGGGGGTCGAAGGTCATTTCGTAGGCAATGCTAAAAATGACTACGGCCAAGCAAAATGCGCATTACTGCGTGAAGCACAACTATCTGCCGATTGGGTTTTAATGCTCGATGCAAACGAAGAACTTTGTGTTTTTACGCCGAGGCTGCAAATTCCTGAAGCTGCTGACATTGGCTTGCTCGATATAAAAAGAGGTAAATCGGTCACCTCCGAGGCAAGATTATTTAGCGCCAACGCTAAGGTAACATTTAGCTATCCGGTGGCAGAGTATCCGAGCGCAAATGGCGACAACTCGGTTCAGGTATCAGGCTGCGCAGTACGCAGTCATACGCCATCACAAAGCTTGCTTGAAGATCGTGTAGTTAACCGGTTTCTGCTCGATTCGGTACTCGGAAAATACCCGCGAAGTGCTGAGCTATCGTTGTTATTAGGCAAGGTTGAACTTGCGAATGGTCAGCTTAAACCAGCGTTGCTGCACTTTGAGGCGATTCGAGACTTAATGGCATCGGACACAATTTCATGGACGGCTCACTATTTAGCTGGCGTGATTTGTTCCGCTCAACGAAACCTAGTTCGCGCAATCTATCACTGGCAAGCGGCATTTGATCTTATGCCCGATCGAGCAGAACCACTGATGCGGCTCGCTGAATTACACTATACCGAAGAAGACTATGGCTCCGCCGCTCGGCTCACGGCCGAGATAGCCGACATGGATCGACCCGTCTCGGTGGATTACTACGAACCTGATATTTATAGGTATACAGCGGAGGTTTTAAAAGCACACGCTTGGCATAAGTTAGGTCGAAGTGAAGAGGCTATTGCATGTCTGAATGACCTGATAGCGCCGCAGTTGAATCTCAGCGTCAAGACTGACGTGCGCGTGGCATTAGGTGATATTGAGCACGAAGTAGCCTTAGCAAGCGCCGAAAAAGAGACGTCGGCTCAAGTAGGCCAAACGAGCAACTGTCAAACCCTGACGACACAAGCATCATCCCCCTACCCGTCACCTCAGCCAAAGCTTACGATTGGTATGGCTACCCACGACGACTACGATGGCGTTTACTTTAGTGTAATGAGCTTGGTGCTGTATCACCGCGACCACTTGAACGACGTTGAGATTCTCATCATCGACAACAACCCAGATTCTAAACATGGTGAAGCGGTTCGCGGCTTGGCTCAGCGAGTTAAACAGATTCGGTATGTTGCTGCGCAAGAGTATCGTGGAACGGCCATTCGTGAACGAGTGTTTCAGGAAGCAAAAGGCAAATACGTTCTCTGTATGGATTGTCATGTATTTCTGCACACGGGCTCATTGGGCCGTTTGATCGACTACTTTGATGCGAATCCAAATTCTCCTGATATTCTACACGGCCCAATTTATTACGACGATCACAATAACTTCAGTACGCACATGACCGCAGATTGGTATGACGGTTTTTACGGGCGTTGGGGTAGTAATCCGCAAGGTGGCAATTCTGACAACCCGCCCTTTGAAATACCAATGCAAGGGCTTGGACTGTTTGCTTGTGTCAAGTCTCAGTGGCCAGGCTTTAATCTAAAGTTTCGCGGCTTTGGCGGCGAAGAAGGCTATATTCATGAAAAATTCCGTCAACGCGGTGGCAGAGCTCTGTGCTTACCATTCTTACGTTGGACACATAGATTTGACCGCCCTAATTCACCAACTTATACCAACTCATGGGAAGATCGTATTCGAAACTACCTTATTGGATGGGATGAGCTAGGCTTGGATACCAGCCAAATTTTACAACACTTTTCGCAGACGCTCGGAGAGGTTAATACCAGCGCGAATTACGCGCGCTTTCTAACCGAGAAACAGAGCCCACTTTGGGGCTACGACACCGTTTACCTGTATTCCGCTATCCCTTTTGGCTCAGAGGTTCTAACTGGTTTAGGTGTTCAGAGGATCATTCAAACAGCATCGTCTAAAGATATGCTGACAAGCTTATTGCGTCAGTCAGTAAAGCACGGCCTCCCCAATGTATTGGTACTGATAGCGAAAACTGATAGCAAGTTGGAGTTTGAAACAGCGATTTATAATTCACTTCCCAACTTCGAAAGCTTTCAAACAGGTGGCGACGATATTCAAATTATTGAGTCGCCTAAGTTCCAAGCAAATTTGATCACATCTGCAGGATTTTTAACGGCTGCTGATTGCATAACGGAAGAATGTTTGTTGAGTGCTGACAAGTTACATAAAATGTCGACGAGTTTTCGTGAATTGATGGTGGATGTATGA
- a CDS encoding RNA polymerase sigma factor, which yields MADRVNDSDAAQHNNYRSIEDDKLLNLIGDKKDRMALTELYERYQRPVRNFLLRGMREVKLIDEVYNDVMLTIWHKANSFRGESKVSTWIFSIAYRQRMAHSRKESKHAQLSAVEQQLEFETDSHVSQAETLQAAMAELSEHHRAVIELMYFHGYSTSEIGVILACPQNTVKTRLFHARKKLKATLEVGYSMLGAH from the coding sequence GTGGCTGACAGAGTAAATGATAGTGATGCAGCTCAACATAACAACTACCGCTCAATTGAAGACGATAAACTTTTGAATTTAATTGGAGACAAAAAAGACCGTATGGCGTTGACTGAGCTCTATGAGCGCTACCAGCGGCCGGTCAGGAATTTTTTGTTGCGCGGCATGCGCGAAGTCAAATTAATCGACGAAGTCTATAACGACGTAATGCTTACTATTTGGCACAAGGCAAATAGTTTTCGAGGCGAGTCAAAGGTGTCGACTTGGATATTTTCCATTGCGTATCGGCAGCGTATGGCTCACTCACGAAAAGAAAGCAAGCACGCGCAGCTGAGCGCAGTCGAACAACAGCTTGAGTTCGAGACTGATTCCCATGTATCGCAAGCTGAAACACTGCAAGCGGCAATGGCGGAGTTATCGGAACATCACAGGGCCGTTATTGAATTAATGTATTTTCATGGGTACAGCACAAGTGAAATTGGGGTCATCTTAGCTTGCCCTCAAAACACCGTTAAAACGCGGTTATTTCATGCGCGAAAAAAACTTAAAGCAACCTTAGAGGTCGGCTATTCAATGCTGGGGGCTCATTGA
- a CDS encoding S8 family peptidase, with protein sequence MNIYSKVLLAIVVGISSVSINAQPQTSEWVVVLNDPRPERLKGWQRDQYSGDGHYRNALELKRASRRVADKHDLAIRAEWFIESLGVYCLVAAINGDQALTLDRLRSDANVKSVQASNSFELLRAEILPVVELASIDAKLSSNLTKLLAPPELQLPPSIDGRRVAIALVDSAVDDTHPEISKQVIKNLDFVDDENYPATTDVHGTAVAGVIVADQTSDIGVTGVAPGASLSAYRGCWERAESHTGARDATNCNTLTLARALDAVAMSNEADILNLSLSGPKDELLDQLVKQIVSQGTIVVIAFDPTRLATDRFPSVSTGVVTVRADSLNQDQTEIFSAPGEKIVAAPRKRANFMQGHSVAAAYTSGILALCIQVEEQLNKKICTPELFAQLSRNNTNNLHQLANELAKKLDSATPDY encoded by the coding sequence GTGAATATATATAGCAAAGTTTTATTAGCTATTGTGGTTGGTATATCGTCGGTTTCAATTAATGCTCAACCGCAGACTTCTGAGTGGGTTGTGGTGCTCAATGACCCTCGCCCTGAACGCCTTAAAGGTTGGCAACGTGATCAATACTCGGGAGATGGTCATTATCGCAATGCTTTAGAACTCAAGCGCGCTAGCCGACGCGTAGCCGATAAACATGATCTGGCCATTCGTGCAGAGTGGTTTATAGAAAGTCTTGGGGTTTACTGTTTGGTCGCGGCGATTAATGGCGATCAAGCGCTAACCTTGGATCGTTTAAGATCGGACGCTAATGTGAAGTCAGTGCAAGCATCAAACAGCTTCGAGCTGTTACGAGCCGAAATATTACCCGTTGTTGAACTCGCTAGCATCGATGCGAAGTTGTCTTCTAACCTAACAAAGCTACTCGCTCCGCCAGAGTTGCAACTGCCCCCATCTATTGATGGGCGTAGAGTTGCCATCGCATTGGTGGACTCAGCGGTGGACGATACCCATCCTGAAATTAGCAAGCAGGTCATTAAAAACCTTGATTTTGTTGATGATGAGAACTATCCAGCCACTACTGATGTACACGGAACCGCAGTAGCTGGAGTAATTGTCGCTGATCAAACCAGTGATATTGGCGTTACTGGCGTAGCGCCTGGCGCAAGCCTCTCGGCGTATCGAGGTTGTTGGGAGCGCGCAGAGAGTCATACTGGGGCACGTGATGCTACAAATTGCAACACCCTAACTCTCGCGCGCGCTTTGGACGCGGTAGCGATGAGCAACGAGGCAGACATTCTAAATTTGAGTCTGTCTGGCCCCAAAGATGAATTACTAGATCAGCTTGTGAAACAGATTGTGTCACAGGGCACGATAGTGGTCATTGCTTTTGACCCGACCCGATTAGCCACCGATCGCTTTCCGTCAGTCTCAACTGGCGTAGTGACGGTTCGCGCTGATTCCCTCAATCAGGACCAGACAGAGATTTTTTCTGCGCCCGGTGAAAAAATAGTGGCTGCACCTCGAAAACGTGCCAACTTTATGCAGGGCCACTCGGTTGCAGCGGCTTATACCAGCGGTATATTGGCGCTATGTATACAAGTTGAAGAACAGTTAAATAAGAAGATTTGCACACCTGAGCTCTTTGCGCAACTCAGTCGTAATAACACCAACAACCTACATCAACTCGCCAACGAGTTAGCTAAGAAATTAGATTCTGCAACCCCAGATTATTAG
- a CDS encoding PD40 domain-containing protein: MKKFYLYLALLLTVNAESHSFDQLPARTGAYLGQRPPGITPEPFAPSIVTTENWEYGGTFTPELNEFYFIREVADVDGVKKQEFVVLKNDGSQWIETIVSPRVGQPFISPSGQTMHLGKKYMERNEAGWSEVKRLGSPFAEIRIMRLTASAKGTYVFDEIGSSNGDGIIRYSRFVDGKREAPRPLSKEINSGKFNAHPFIAADESYIIWDGRREGGFGHSDIYISFRQQDASWSDAINLGDEINTSAWEASASVTPDGKYLFFNRKIDSSPQGNVDIFWVDAQIIEALRPKQ; this comes from the coding sequence ATGAAAAAGTTTTATCTTTATCTCGCACTGCTGCTTACAGTGAATGCCGAAAGCCATAGCTTCGATCAGCTCCCAGCCCGGACTGGCGCTTATCTTGGGCAGCGACCGCCTGGAATAACGCCTGAACCTTTCGCCCCAAGCATAGTTACTACAGAAAATTGGGAGTATGGAGGCACTTTCACACCGGAACTAAATGAATTTTACTTCATCAGAGAGGTCGCCGACGTTGATGGCGTCAAAAAGCAAGAGTTTGTGGTACTCAAAAATGATGGAAGCCAATGGATTGAGACAATTGTATCTCCAAGGGTAGGGCAACCATTTATCTCGCCAAGTGGCCAGACCATGCATCTGGGTAAAAAGTATATGGAACGCAACGAGGCTGGATGGTCTGAGGTGAAAAGGCTCGGTTCACCATTTGCGGAAATACGCATCATGCGTCTTACGGCTTCCGCTAAAGGAACGTATGTCTTTGATGAAATAGGCTCATCTAATGGCGATGGCATAATCCGCTATTCAAGATTCGTGGACGGTAAACGCGAAGCGCCACGGCCACTGAGTAAAGAGATTAACAGCGGAAAATTCAATGCCCATCCGTTTATCGCAGCCGATGAGTCATACATTATTTGGGATGGTAGAAGAGAAGGTGGGTTTGGTCACTCTGACATCTACATAAGCTTTCGACAGCAAGATGCTTCATGGAGTGATGCCATTAACTTGGGTGATGAAATAAACACCTCAGCGTGGGAAGCATCTGCTAGCGTAACGCCGGATGGCAAGTATCTATTCTTCAATCGAAAGATAGATTCATCGCCACAAGGTAATGTGGATATATTCTGGGTCGACGCGCAGATCATCGAAGCGCTGAGACCTAAGCAATGA
- a CDS encoding alpha/beta hydrolase, whose protein sequence is MKEISILAILLLLLPSVAAEGSEYNPYEMPRTQVVPVYESSSNRQYELLIKLPEDYAKDSNKKYPVIYFTDAKWHIDALSAAAEYLMEDVILVGISWQKNIDKNLVKEFGEHVSRFRDYSMTPSANPERQAKIQFGQANNHLDFIRNVVITKVENSYRTDPNNRTYFGYSAGGKFGAYILFTQPDTFKNYILGSPSLKRDIPAISELASKSKDKNLNANVFVSYGMLETQLGEYTEQFINILKSTSDKSLLLTNVVVEGDHQAAFPMTSIRGVNWLSGLTAGKE, encoded by the coding sequence ATGAAAGAAATTTCGATATTAGCGATTTTGCTTCTACTGCTACCGTCTGTAGCTGCTGAGGGGAGTGAATATAATCCCTATGAAATGCCGAGAACCCAGGTGGTGCCGGTTTATGAATCAAGCTCGAACCGACAATATGAATTGTTGATAAAATTACCCGAAGACTATGCAAAGGACTCCAATAAAAAATACCCAGTAATCTATTTTACTGATGCCAAGTGGCATATCGATGCTTTGTCCGCCGCCGCTGAATATTTGATGGAAGACGTCATTTTAGTTGGTATCTCTTGGCAAAAGAACATCGACAAGAATTTGGTGAAAGAGTTTGGTGAACACGTTAGTCGGTTTCGCGACTACTCAATGACACCATCTGCCAACCCCGAGCGCCAAGCTAAAATTCAATTTGGACAAGCTAACAATCATCTAGATTTCATTCGCAACGTTGTCATCACCAAAGTAGAAAACAGCTATCGAACTGATCCTAACAACCGCACTTACTTTGGGTACTCAGCCGGTGGAAAATTTGGCGCCTATATACTATTCACACAACCCGACACGTTTAAAAACTATATCCTAGGAAGTCCGTCGTTAAAGAGAGATATTCCAGCGATCTCCGAACTTGCGTCTAAGTCTAAAGATAAAAACTTAAACGCTAATGTGTTTGTTTCATATGGCATGCTAGAGACGCAATTGGGCGAATACACGGAACAGTTTATTAATATATTGAAGAGTACAAGCGATAAGAGTTTGTTGTTAACCAATGTCGTGGTTGAAGGGGATCATCAGGCCGCATTCCCAATGACGAGTATCCGTGGCGTTAATTGGTTATCAGGCTTAACCGCTGGCAAGGAGTAG